One genomic window of Cercospora beticola chromosome 5, complete sequence includes the following:
- a CDS encoding uncharacterized protein (antiSMASH:Cluster_18): MDLAPRNGRPLLNIYRQDPSPAVDEAWENLTHPQYLLATEQDLIRMGKNISTAVRWPEEPDKFLMNLHVYHVMHCLNVLRKNAWQNFPYYL; the protein is encoded by the exons ATGGACCTCGCGCCTAGAAATGGCAGACCTCTACT CAACATCTATCGTCAAGATCCATCTCCAGCAGTCGACGAAGCGTGGGAGAACCTCACTCATCCGCAATATCTGCTTGCTACCGAACAAGATCTGATTCGCATGGGCAAGAACATCTCAACTGCAGTTCGATGGCCAGAAGAACCAGACAAATTCCTCATGAATTTGCATGTTTATCATGTGATGCATTGCTTGAATGTTTTGAGGAAGAATGCGTGGCAGAATTTTCCGTATTATTTGTGA
- a CDS encoding uncharacterized protein (antiSMASH:Cluster_18), translating to MHLNTVVWQEGQSAPFFDFHVEQMCVQWEEFERMTTRAAVPHEDVKDMMTNTRKPKGAIERPTPAEGLEIFTKNHEWLMMVREQGLTLTGDHED from the exons ATGCATCTGAACACCGTGGTGTGGCAGGAAGGCCAGTCGGCACCGTTCTTCGACTTCCATGTGGAACAGATGTGTGTGCAGTGGGAAGAGTTCGAGAGAATGACGACAAGGGCGGCGGTTCCGCACGAG GATGTCAAAGACATGATGACCAATACTCGCAAGCCGAAAGGTGCTATTGAGAGACCGACTCCCGCAGAGGGTCTAGAGATCTTCACCAAAAACCACGAATGGCTGATGATGGTGCGAGAACAGGGCTTGACCTTAACGGGGGATCATGAGGATTAG
- a CDS encoding uncharacterized protein (antiSMASH:Cluster_18) produces the protein MHAHKLLLIVIAATACNAAAIIRARAPVAAAIAHDNDNENVKRVGGQPAGNLETRQYYVPSTQNEYISTGPNIEEVAEKAAPVDHRA, from the exons ATGCACGCTCACAAGCTCCTCTTGATCGTCATTGCCGCCACGGCATGCA ATGCCGCCGCGATCATACGAGCTCGTGCACCAGTGGCTGCAGCCATTGctcacgacaacgacaacgagAACGTCAAGCGTGTTGGTGGCCAGCCAGCGGGAAATCTCGAAACTCGCCAATACTACGTGCCTTCTACTCAGAATGAATACATCAGCACCGGTCCCAACATTGAAGAGGTCGCGGAGAAAGCTGCGCCGGTGGACCACAGAGCTTGA